The following are encoded in a window of Cyprinus carpio isolate SPL01 chromosome A13, ASM1834038v1, whole genome shotgun sequence genomic DNA:
- the tmem39b gene encoding transmembrane protein 39B, whose translation MAGGRRGANRTTYCRSPLSSETGSVGNGNHSTSSPVTGVRSRTRNGSGTGMSSPPLATQTVVPLKHCKIPELSVDQNVLFELHLFVCHLTALFVHYVNIYKTVWWYPPSHPPSHTSLNFHLIDYNMLVFTIIVLARRLIAAIVKEASQSGKLSFPHSVFLVTARFAVLTLAGWSLCRSLIYLCKTYSVLSLLFLCYPFGMYIPFFRLSCDFRGAGSMSPLGSMSSKEVSNAALGRGGLDYLSVLKETWKQHTSQLYSAQPMPTHACCLSPDLIRKEVEYLKMDFNWRMKEVLVSSMLSAYYVAFVPVWFVKSTQYVDKRWSCELFILVSVSTSIILMRHLLPPRYCDLLHKAAAHLGCWQKVDPSLCSNVLQHIWTEEYMWPQGVLVKHSKNVYKAMGHYNVAVPSDVSHYRFYFFFNKPLRILNILIILEGAMIFYQLYSLMCSEKWHQTISLALILFSNYYAFFKLLRDRIVLGKAYSYSASASNQKVS comes from the exons ATGGCCGGAGGAAGAAGAGGAGCGAATAGAACGACATATTGTCGTTCTCCGCTGAGCAGTGAGACAGGTTCCGTTGGCAACGGTAACCACTCCACAAGCTCACCCGTGACAGGTGTGAGGTCACGAACCAG GAATGGATCCGGGACGGGAATGTCCAGCCCTCCGTTGGCCACTCAGACAGTGGTGCCACTGAAGCACTGTAAGATTCCGGAACTCTCTGTGGACCAGAACGTCCTGTTTGAGCTCCACCTGTTTGTGTGCCATCTTACAGCTCTGTTTGTACATTACGTCAACATCTACAAAACCGTGTGGTGGTACCCCCCCTCGCACCCACCTTCACACACCTCTCTG AACTTCCACCTCATTGATTATAATATGTTGGTGTTCACCATCATAGTGCTGGCTCGCAGGCTAATTGCTGCCATTGTAAAAGAG GCATCACAAAGTGGGAAGTTGTCCTTCCCTCACTCTGTCTTCCTTGTGACGGCTCGTTTTGCTGTCCTGACTCTTGCAGGATGGAGTCTGTGTCGTTCCCTTATTTATCTCTGCAAGACATATTCCGTACTCAGCCTGCTCTTCCTCTGCTATCC GTTTGGAATGTACATCCCTTTCTTCCGACTCAGCTGTGACTTCCGGGGGGCTGGATCCATGTCCCCATTAGGCAGCATGAGTTCTAAAGAGGTGAGCAATGCTGCTTTGGGCCGTGGGGGACTGGACTATCTGTCCGTCCTGAAGGAAACATGGAAACAGCACACGAGTCAGCTGTACAGTGCTCAACCCATGCCCACCCACGCCTGCTGTCTCTCTCCTGACCTCATCCGCAAAGAAGTGGAGTACCTGAAGATGGACTTCAACTGGAGGATGAAGGAGGTGTTGGTTAGCTCTATGCTCAGTGCCTACTACGTGGCATTCGTACCTGTTTGGTTCGTCAAG AGCACACAATATGTAGATAAGCGTTGGTCCTGTGAGCTGTTCATCCTGGTGTCCGTCAGTACTTCTATCATTCTGATGCGGCACCTGTTACCTCCCCGCTACTGTGACCTGCTCCACAAAGCTGCTGCTCATCTGGGCTGCTGGCAGAAGGTGGACCCTTCCCTCTGCTCAAACGTCCTCCAACACAT ATGGACTGAAGAGTATATGTGGCCACAAGGAGTTTTGGtcaaacacagtaaaaatgtttataagGCCATGGGCCATTATAACGTAGCAGTTCCCTCAGATGTCTCGCATTATCGTTTTTAT tttttcttCAACAAACCTCTTCGAATATTAAACATTCTTATAATCCTGGAAGGTGCAATGATATTCTACCAGCTATATTCACTGATGTGTTCAGAGAAGTGGCATCAGACAATATCATTAGCTCTAATATTATTCAGTAATTATTATGCCTTTTTCAAACTGCTCAGAGACAGAATAGTTCTGGGGAAAGCGTATTCGTATTCAGCCAGTGCCTCCAATCAGAAAGTCAGTTAG
- the LOC109046115 gene encoding coiled-coil domain-containing protein 28B-like: MEDKRKKRSPKVSLPQPPPPPINPRKLTVLPASKSATFSLGLPQPPSPKPRGKFKRSVGAMGPSKEALAVPVVPPKNTRPHREKPRAPQPAGPSRVSQSSSPLQHSFLTDVSDVREMEGGLLNLLNDFHSGKLQAFGKVCSFEQLEHVREMQERLARLHFSLDSHVEELSEDQRKNASDRNLEHLLSNLEELSSSIQKLNLAENQDLPKTSST; the protein is encoded by the exons ATGGAAGACAAGAGGAAGAAAAGGAGTCCCAAAGTGTCCCTTCCCCAGCCTCCTCCTCCACCAATCAACCCTCGAAAGCTCACCGTTCTCCCAGCGAGCAAAAGTGCCACATTCTCATTGGGTTTACCCCAGCCCCCCTCCCCCAAACCCCGAGGCAAGTTCAAGAGATCGGTGGGGGCAATGGGCCCTTCTAAAGAAGCTCTCGCTGTTCCTGTGGTTCCCCCCAAAAACACAAG GCCTCACAGAGAGAAACCCAGAGCTCCTCAGCCTGCTGGACCCAGCCGAGTGTCCCAGTCCTCCTCACCACTCCAGCACTCATTCCTCACCGACGTCTCTGAtgtgagagagatggagggaggaCTGCTCAACCTGCTCAATGACTTCCATTCTGGAAAACTACAGGCTTTCG GTAAGGTGTGCTCCTTTGAGCAGCTAGAGCACGTGAGGGAGATGCAGGAACGTCTGGCCCGGCTGCATTTCAGTCTGGACAGTCATGTGGAGGAGCTGTCTGAAGACCAGAGAAAAAACGCTTCGGACCGCAATCTAGAACATTTGCTTTCTAAT CTGGAAGAATTGAGCAGCTCAAT ACAGAAACTCAACCTGGCGGAAAATCAAGACTTACCCAAGACCTCCAGCACCTGA